The Pseudarthrobacter sulfonivorans genome includes a window with the following:
- a CDS encoding cysteine desulfurase family protein — protein MIFLDAAATTPVRREVLEAMWPYLSGEFGNPSSHHTLGEAAASALAGARAAVAKVLGCRPGEVTFTSGGTEADNLAVKGIALARQAADPSLNRVVISAVEHPAVEESARYLERFHGFAVDVVPVDSAGRVAPAALAAVLRPETAVVSIMYANNEVGTIQPVAELAAVATAMGIPFHTDAVQAAGWLPLDVKALGVDALSISGHKLGAPKGCGVLYLRGRTRVEPLVHGGGQERGRRSGTENVAGAVALATALTLAHAERPELTARVAGLRERFIATILDTVPGALLTGHRTERLPSVASFCFPGTSGESVLLELERQGVVCSSGSACAAGSDAPSPVLTALGYDAEVAQTAVRFSFTSTVTSEELEQAAAAVGTAVGSVRTLGR, from the coding sequence ATGATCTTCCTCGACGCCGCCGCCACCACGCCCGTCCGCCGCGAAGTCCTCGAGGCCATGTGGCCCTACCTAAGCGGCGAGTTCGGCAACCCCTCCAGCCACCACACCCTGGGCGAGGCCGCTGCGTCGGCGCTCGCAGGCGCCCGCGCCGCCGTGGCCAAGGTGCTCGGCTGCCGGCCGGGTGAGGTCACCTTCACCTCGGGCGGTACGGAGGCGGACAACCTGGCCGTGAAGGGCATCGCCCTGGCCCGGCAGGCCGCGGATCCGTCGCTGAACCGCGTGGTGATCAGCGCCGTCGAACATCCCGCCGTGGAAGAGTCCGCCCGGTACCTGGAGCGGTTCCACGGCTTCGCCGTTGATGTGGTTCCCGTGGACAGCGCCGGCCGGGTGGCGCCCGCGGCGCTCGCCGCCGTGCTCCGGCCCGAGACCGCCGTCGTCAGCATTATGTACGCGAACAACGAAGTAGGCACCATCCAGCCGGTTGCGGAACTGGCTGCAGTGGCCACCGCGATGGGCATCCCGTTCCATACCGACGCCGTCCAGGCCGCCGGCTGGCTGCCCCTGGATGTCAAGGCGCTGGGCGTGGATGCCCTGAGCATTTCCGGCCACAAGCTCGGCGCACCCAAGGGCTGCGGCGTGCTGTACCTCCGCGGCCGGACCCGTGTGGAGCCCCTGGTGCACGGCGGCGGCCAAGAACGCGGCCGGCGGTCGGGAACCGAAAACGTGGCCGGTGCGGTGGCGCTGGCCACCGCCCTGACGCTCGCCCACGCCGAACGGCCGGAACTGACCGCGAGGGTGGCAGGGCTCCGCGAACGCTTCATCGCCACCATCCTGGACACGGTGCCCGGTGCCCTGCTCACCGGGCACCGCACGGAACGGCTGCCGTCAGTAGCGTCGTTTTGTTTCCCCGGTACCAGCGGAGAATCCGTGCTGTTGGAGCTGGAGCGGCAGGGTGTGGTGTGCTCGAGTGGTTCGGCATGCGCCGCTGGCTCGGATGCGCCGTCGCCGGTGCTGACCGCGCTGGGCTACGACGCCGAGGTCGCGCAGACAGCTGTGCGGTTCAGCTTCACTTCGACCGTGACATCCGAGGAACTGGAGCAGGCAGCGGCAGCCGTGGGCACCGCCGTCGGGAGCGTCCGGACCCTCGGTCGCTAG
- a CDS encoding DUF1684 domain-containing protein codes for MADEQYGADLESLADISAIDIADWRLRTFALYDTVRKVAAEDPAEAHSLWRHERDRMFATHPASALSARDKSQFSGLKTADYDPIYRFYVPLTLEGAGREMTVETATDGVVRFVRLGTFDLPELGQLGVWKLHGYGGGIFVPFRDATAGQPGGTYGAGRYLLDTIKGAFHGVHGSGAGAEFVLDFNFAYNPSCAYNEAWACPLPGPSNRLAVEIPVGELY; via the coding sequence ATGGCGGATGAGCAGTACGGCGCGGACCTTGAGAGCCTGGCGGACATCTCCGCCATCGACATTGCGGACTGGCGGCTGCGGACGTTTGCGCTGTACGACACGGTACGGAAGGTTGCCGCTGAAGATCCGGCGGAGGCCCATTCCCTGTGGCGGCATGAACGCGACCGGATGTTCGCAACGCATCCGGCCTCGGCCCTCAGCGCTAGGGACAAATCGCAGTTCTCCGGCCTGAAAACGGCCGATTACGATCCCATCTACCGCTTCTATGTGCCGCTGACCCTTGAGGGAGCCGGCCGGGAAATGACCGTGGAAACCGCCACCGACGGCGTGGTCCGGTTTGTCCGGCTGGGCACGTTCGATCTTCCCGAGCTGGGCCAGCTCGGCGTGTGGAAGCTGCACGGCTACGGCGGCGGGATCTTCGTTCCGTTCCGGGACGCCACGGCCGGCCAGCCCGGTGGAACCTACGGCGCCGGCCGGTACCTCCTGGACACCATCAAGGGCGCGTTCCACGGGGTCCATGGCTCGGGGGCGGGCGCGGAGTTTGTCCTGGACTTCAACTTTGCCTACAACCCGTCCTGCGCGTACAACGAGGCTTGGGCCTGCCCGCTGCCCGGCCCGTCCAACCGCCTGGCCGTGGAGATCCCGGTGGGCGAGCTGTACTGA
- a CDS encoding LLM class flavin-dependent oxidoreductase, which yields MQIGVFSVSDITTDPTTGRTPTENERIKAAVAIAKKVEEIGMDVFALGEHHNRPFFSSSPTTTLAYIAAQTERITLSTATTLITTNDPVKIAEDFAMLQHLADGRVDLVLGRGNTAPVYPWFGKNIQDGVELAIENYSLLRRLWDEDTVNWSGKFRTPLQNFTSTPRPLDGVAPFVWHGSIRTPQIAEVAAYYGDGFFANNIFWPKEHYQQLISLYRERYEHYGHGKADHAIVGLGGQFFMRKNSQDAVKEFRPYFDNAPVYGHGPSLEDFTSQTPLTVGSPQEVIEKTLTFREYFGDYQRQLFLIDHAGLPLKTVLEQLDLFGEEVLPVLRKEYAALKPAHVPDPPTHAGRVAALMAAPAPETAPSEA from the coding sequence ATGCAGATCGGCGTATTCAGCGTCAGTGACATCACCACTGACCCCACCACCGGCCGGACCCCCACGGAGAACGAACGCATCAAGGCGGCCGTGGCGATCGCCAAAAAAGTCGAGGAAATCGGCATGGATGTCTTCGCCCTCGGCGAGCACCACAACCGCCCGTTCTTCTCGTCCTCGCCCACCACCACGCTCGCGTACATCGCAGCGCAGACCGAGCGGATAACCCTCTCCACTGCCACCACGCTGATCACCACCAACGATCCGGTCAAGATCGCCGAAGACTTCGCCATGCTGCAGCACCTGGCCGACGGCCGCGTGGATCTGGTCCTGGGCCGCGGCAACACCGCTCCGGTGTACCCGTGGTTCGGCAAGAACATCCAGGACGGCGTGGAACTGGCCATCGAGAACTACAGCCTGCTGCGCCGGCTGTGGGACGAGGACACGGTGAACTGGTCCGGCAAGTTCCGGACCCCGCTGCAGAACTTCACGTCCACCCCGCGCCCGCTCGACGGCGTGGCCCCCTTTGTGTGGCACGGCTCCATCCGCACGCCGCAGATCGCCGAAGTGGCCGCCTACTACGGCGACGGCTTCTTCGCGAACAACATCTTCTGGCCCAAGGAGCACTACCAGCAGCTGATCAGCCTCTACCGTGAGCGCTACGAGCACTACGGCCACGGCAAGGCGGACCATGCCATCGTGGGCCTCGGCGGCCAGTTCTTTATGCGGAAGAACTCCCAGGACGCCGTGAAGGAATTCCGGCCCTACTTCGACAACGCGCCCGTCTACGGCCACGGCCCGTCGCTGGAGGACTTCACCTCCCAGACACCGCTCACCGTGGGCAGCCCGCAGGAAGTCATCGAAAAGACCCTGACGTTCCGCGAGTACTTCGGCGACTACCAGCGCCAACTGTTCCTGATCGACCACGCAGGCCTGCCCCTGAAGACAGTGCTGGAGCAGCTTGACCTGTTCGGCGAGGAGGTCCTCCCGGTCCTCCGCAAGGAATACGCGGCCCTCAAGCCCGCCCACGTCCCGGATCCGCCCACGCATGCCGGCCGCGTGGCCGCGCTGATGGCTGCACCGGCGCCTGAGACTGCCCCATCGGAGGCGTGA
- the nadC gene encoding carboxylating nicotinate-nucleotide diphosphorylase, with amino-acid sequence MTSLTLPAAPVRDILERAFAEDAPSGDITSQLLIPAEARATAVLNARGPGVFSGGTVFRDAMKLIDPETDVKLLLADGEAFDAGTHLARVRGSARSVLLAERVALNLVQRMSAIATKTAEFVELVEGTKARITDTRKTTPGLRVLERYAVRCGGGANHRYSLSDAVLAKDNHLAVMTGGDPAKLTALLVAAKAQLGHTTHFEVEVDSAEQIEPVLAAGVDTIMLDNFTIDELRAGVRQVAGRAIVEASGNVNLGTVADIAAAGVDVISIGGLTHSVAALDLGLDVELRAG; translated from the coding sequence ATGACTAGCCTGACCCTCCCCGCAGCACCCGTCCGGGACATCCTGGAGCGGGCCTTCGCCGAGGACGCGCCCAGTGGTGACATCACCTCCCAGCTGCTGATCCCGGCGGAGGCCCGGGCCACCGCCGTGCTCAACGCCCGCGGGCCCGGCGTGTTCAGCGGCGGAACCGTCTTCCGCGACGCCATGAAGCTCATTGATCCGGAGACGGACGTGAAGTTGTTGCTTGCAGACGGTGAAGCGTTCGACGCCGGCACTCATCTCGCGCGGGTGAGGGGCAGCGCCCGCTCCGTGCTTCTGGCCGAACGGGTCGCGCTGAACCTGGTCCAGCGCATGAGCGCCATCGCCACCAAGACCGCGGAATTCGTGGAGCTTGTCGAAGGTACCAAAGCGCGCATCACCGATACCCGCAAGACCACCCCCGGCCTGCGGGTGCTGGAGCGCTACGCGGTGCGCTGCGGCGGGGGAGCCAACCACCGCTACAGCCTGTCCGACGCCGTGCTGGCCAAGGACAACCACCTGGCCGTCATGACCGGCGGCGACCCCGCCAAGCTCACCGCCCTGCTTGTCGCGGCCAAGGCCCAGCTGGGGCACACCACGCACTTCGAGGTGGAGGTGGACAGCGCCGAGCAGATCGAGCCTGTCCTCGCCGCCGGCGTTGACACCATCATGCTGGACAACTTCACCATCGATGAGCTCCGGGCCGGCGTGCGGCAGGTGGCCGGGCGGGCCATTGTGGAAGCCAGTGGCAACGTCAACCTCGGCACCGTGGCGGACATCGCGGCCGCGGGCGTTGACGTCATCTCCATCGGTGGCCTCACGCACAGCGTGGCTGCCCTGGACCTGGGCCTTGACGTCGAACTGAGGGCCGGCTGA
- a CDS encoding GtrA family protein, with protein METPAAPAAQLTQQPTRGAPATKHYRGMFRFPLVRQLLRFTGVGIICTATSLALYALLRPWLGPQLANAAALVLTSLMNTALNRRLTFKISGQRRMARDHLNGVIVIAVALVITGGSLGVLHWLHPDATVSDELWTTTLSGFVATAVRFTMLRHWIFRRARHI; from the coding sequence ATGGAGACCCCTGCTGCGCCCGCCGCCCAGCTGACGCAGCAGCCCACGCGCGGTGCGCCGGCCACCAAGCATTACCGCGGAATGTTCAGGTTTCCGCTGGTGCGGCAGCTCCTCCGCTTCACGGGCGTCGGCATCATCTGCACCGCCACCTCCCTGGCGCTCTATGCGTTGCTGCGCCCCTGGCTGGGACCGCAGCTGGCCAACGCGGCCGCCCTGGTGCTGACGTCTTTGATGAACACGGCACTGAACCGCAGGCTGACGTTCAAGATCTCCGGGCAGCGCCGGATGGCCCGCGACCACCTGAACGGCGTGATCGTCATCGCCGTGGCGCTGGTCATCACAGGCGGCAGCCTGGGCGTGCTGCATTGGCTGCACCCGGACGCCACCGTGTCCGATGAGCTGTGGACCACCACTCTGTCGGGCTTCGTGGCCACCGCCGTGCGGTTCACGATGCTGCGGCACTGGATCTTCCGCCGCGCCCGCCACATCTAG
- a CDS encoding MarR family winged helix-turn-helix transcriptional regulator, whose product MAADGNESPIRLAAETWESLFRAQVAVMRRLQAGAAFRKVAINEYDVLFTLSRCPSGWLRLNELNDHVLLSQSSLSRLVERLEKRGLVVRMAAPDDGRGVLLKLTEEGSALQKEIGREHVRDISSLVGPALTAAEQRELQRLTEKLRHSVGARPAK is encoded by the coding sequence ATGGCTGCCGACGGAAACGAATCACCCATCCGCCTGGCCGCGGAAACGTGGGAATCCCTGTTCCGGGCGCAAGTTGCGGTCATGCGGAGGCTGCAGGCCGGGGCTGCCTTCCGAAAGGTGGCCATCAACGAGTACGATGTCCTGTTCACGCTGTCCCGGTGTCCGTCCGGCTGGCTCCGGCTCAATGAACTCAATGACCATGTCCTGCTGAGCCAGTCGAGCCTCAGCAGGCTGGTTGAGAGGCTGGAGAAGCGCGGGCTCGTGGTCCGGATGGCTGCCCCGGACGACGGCCGCGGCGTGCTGCTGAAGCTCACCGAGGAAGGGTCCGCCCTCCAGAAGGAGATCGGCCGGGAGCACGTGCGGGACATCTCCAGTCTGGTGGGGCCGGCCCTGACGGCTGCCGAGCAGAGGGAACTCCAGCGACTGACCGAGAAACTCCGGCATTCCGTGGGAGCGCGGCCGGCAAAGTAA
- a CDS encoding fumarylacetoacetate hydrolase family protein gives MTASAPRRLARVRPLSPAVADEHFFVANDAPDFGSDAGRSWTVVESPFGASRPNANHPARPGWETGTVVDQDSFTFLAPSVPLNVFGMAHNTGQAGRDLPPQAFHKAASSVIGPDDAIELSSTVGYVDPEAELTVVVGRTVRGLTLETARSAILGFTIGNDVSARDLQKSDELWISAKSQDTFTPVGPWIVTDLDDSDRSISIVHNGAELKAASSTDLGWKVDEIMVYLTSFMTVHAGDLVLTGFPAECARIHPGDTVVCRVEGIGELSNPVKAASWEEPPA, from the coding sequence ATGACTGCCAGCGCTCCCCGCCGCCTTGCCCGTGTCCGCCCCCTGTCCCCGGCTGTTGCCGACGAGCACTTCTTCGTGGCCAATGACGCCCCAGACTTCGGCTCCGACGCCGGCCGGTCCTGGACAGTCGTTGAATCCCCTTTCGGGGCGTCCCGTCCAAACGCCAACCACCCGGCCCGGCCCGGCTGGGAAACCGGCACTGTAGTGGACCAGGACTCGTTCACGTTCCTGGCGCCGTCGGTCCCCCTCAACGTCTTCGGCATGGCGCACAACACCGGCCAGGCCGGCCGGGACCTCCCGCCGCAGGCCTTTCACAAGGCGGCATCGAGCGTGATCGGCCCGGATGACGCCATTGAACTGAGCTCAACGGTGGGCTACGTGGACCCGGAAGCGGAACTGACCGTCGTCGTCGGGCGCACCGTCCGTGGCCTGACGCTGGAAACCGCCCGGAGCGCCATCCTTGGATTCACCATCGGCAACGATGTCTCGGCCCGCGATCTGCAGAAGTCGGACGAGCTGTGGATCAGCGCCAAGAGCCAGGACACCTTCACTCCAGTGGGCCCCTGGATTGTGACGGACCTCGACGACTCGGACCGGTCCATCAGCATCGTCCACAACGGCGCCGAGCTGAAGGCCGCCAGCAGCACCGATCTCGGCTGGAAGGTGGACGAAATCATGGTCTACCTGACGTCCTTCATGACCGTGCACGCCGGCGATCTGGTCCTGACGGGCTTCCCCGCCGAGTGCGCCCGCATCCACCCCGGAGACACCGTGGTGTGCCGCGTGGAGGGCATCGGCGAGCTCAGCAACCCGGTCAAGGCGGCGTCCTGGGAGGAACCACCGGCCTGA
- a CDS encoding transglutaminase-like domain-containing protein, translated as MERTVSARMVFRTIADTKAALAIAVARNPGYTSFDESLTVTADGQPVPLQELADHHGGRLHYMEFTEPAEVTVEYSATVAGQAVPEQATLTELIRYVRPSRYAESDRLLPTAYAEFGGLHGAELLQAVRSWVFGELRYISGSSRGTDGAVETLLHRRGVCRDFAHLAIALLRSKDVPARLTAVYAPGLSPMDFHAVAEAHVNGAWHVIDPTGLAPRESMVRITAGRDSSDTAFLSTVGGRLTLNELRVSAVVNGQLPPEDPAKLVMLG; from the coding sequence ATGGAACGCACCGTTTCAGCACGTATGGTTTTCAGGACCATCGCCGACACGAAGGCAGCCCTGGCCATCGCTGTAGCCAGGAATCCCGGCTATACCTCGTTTGATGAATCCCTGACTGTCACGGCCGACGGTCAGCCGGTTCCGTTGCAGGAACTCGCGGACCATCATGGCGGCCGCCTGCACTATATGGAGTTCACTGAACCCGCCGAGGTCACCGTTGAGTACTCAGCGACTGTGGCAGGGCAGGCCGTTCCCGAACAAGCCACTCTGACTGAGCTCATCCGCTACGTGCGGCCAAGCCGCTACGCGGAGTCGGACCGGCTCCTGCCCACGGCCTATGCCGAATTCGGCGGCCTGCACGGTGCCGAACTGCTCCAGGCCGTGCGGAGTTGGGTCTTCGGGGAATTGCGGTACATCAGCGGTTCCTCCAGGGGAACTGACGGCGCCGTGGAAACCCTCCTGCACCGCAGGGGAGTGTGCCGGGACTTCGCGCACCTGGCCATCGCCCTGCTGCGTTCCAAGGACGTCCCCGCCCGGCTCACCGCCGTGTACGCGCCGGGGCTGAGCCCCATGGATTTTCACGCGGTAGCCGAGGCCCATGTCAATGGCGCCTGGCACGTCATCGACCCCACGGGGCTGGCCCCGCGGGAGTCGATGGTGCGGATCACCGCCGGCCGGGACTCGTCCGACACCGCGTTCCTGTCCACCGTTGGCGGGCGCCTGACACTGAACGAGCTCCGCGTCAGCGCCGTGGTCAACGGCCAGTTGCCGCCGGAAGATCCGGCCAAGCTGGTCATGCTGGGCTGA
- a CDS encoding L-aspartate oxidase, which translates to MSAESPAGGPAPRRLIVVGSGIAGLYAALLAADAGAEVVLLTKGALADSNTYYAQGGISAVLDEPAPGDTVAAHIADTLKAGAGHCDEEAVRVLCTEARLDIAGLQRFGVRFDMDDDGDPSLGLEAAHSAPRILHAGGDATGAGVARALIRTVLDAQAAGRIQVIGHAQVISLSQSEGGVAGVNFLHDGRELGVHGDAVLLATGGAGQLFAQTTNPAVATADGLALAWRAGAAVADLEFFQFHPTCMVLPADALEAAGNGTEPLLISEAVRGEGAILLDALGERFMPAYHADAELAPRDVVSRSIALHLATLGDPNGHVFLDAMVVEARRGVGYLAKRFPTITQRTREAGVDWTRELVPVAPAAHYWMGGVHTDLYGRTSVPGLLAAGEVACTGVQGANRLASNSLLEGLVFGRRAVVAFLAGSSTDPSAPALSPRTGDRLASSAAGPAAHATTALSGPPELPVMLNDASASISWQFEMVPSAGPMETSFADAGPFSRVALRRLVTANAGVLRDGGLLREAGATLGSWAVVEPSENVPDSLDPREHEDANLLLAAQLLVHAARERRESLGAHYRSDSVPADAAVEHFDKRYTMSRKASLVND; encoded by the coding sequence ATGAGCGCAGAGAGCCCAGCCGGTGGTCCGGCACCCCGGCGGCTGATCGTCGTCGGGAGCGGCATCGCGGGACTGTACGCCGCGTTGCTTGCCGCCGATGCCGGCGCCGAAGTGGTGCTGCTGACCAAGGGCGCGCTCGCGGACAGCAACACGTACTACGCCCAAGGCGGCATCTCCGCCGTCCTCGACGAGCCCGCGCCCGGGGACACTGTGGCCGCGCACATCGCAGACACACTGAAGGCCGGGGCCGGGCACTGCGACGAGGAGGCTGTCCGCGTCCTCTGCACGGAGGCCCGCCTGGATATCGCCGGCTTGCAACGCTTCGGCGTGCGTTTCGACATGGACGACGACGGCGACCCCTCACTGGGTCTCGAGGCCGCACATTCCGCGCCGCGGATCCTGCACGCCGGCGGCGACGCAACCGGTGCCGGCGTGGCCAGAGCGCTCATCAGGACTGTCCTGGATGCGCAGGCCGCTGGCCGGATCCAGGTCATCGGGCACGCCCAGGTCATCTCCCTGTCGCAGAGCGAAGGCGGTGTGGCAGGCGTGAATTTCCTCCATGACGGGCGGGAACTCGGCGTCCACGGTGATGCCGTGCTCCTGGCCACTGGGGGAGCGGGCCAGCTGTTCGCCCAGACCACCAACCCTGCCGTGGCAACTGCCGACGGGCTGGCGCTCGCCTGGCGGGCCGGAGCCGCCGTGGCGGACCTGGAGTTCTTCCAGTTCCACCCCACCTGCATGGTGCTGCCGGCCGATGCCCTTGAGGCAGCCGGCAACGGCACCGAACCGCTCCTGATTTCCGAAGCCGTCCGCGGCGAAGGCGCCATCCTGCTGGACGCACTCGGCGAACGTTTTATGCCCGCCTACCACGCCGACGCAGAACTTGCCCCGCGCGACGTCGTCTCCCGCAGTATCGCCCTGCACCTGGCCACCCTCGGTGATCCCAACGGGCACGTGTTCCTTGACGCCATGGTGGTCGAGGCCCGGCGGGGCGTGGGCTACCTGGCCAAGCGGTTCCCCACCATCACCCAACGCACCCGCGAAGCCGGCGTCGACTGGACCCGCGAACTCGTCCCCGTGGCCCCAGCCGCGCACTACTGGATGGGCGGGGTCCATACCGACCTCTACGGGCGGACCTCGGTGCCTGGGTTGCTTGCCGCCGGTGAGGTTGCTTGCACCGGCGTTCAAGGGGCTAATCGGCTTGCCAGTAACTCCCTTCTTGAGGGACTTGTCTTTGGGCGGCGGGCTGTTGTTGCGTTCCTGGCCGGCAGTTCCACAGATCCCTCGGCGCCTGCGCTCTCGCCTCGCACCGGCGATCGCCTCGCAAGCTCGGCGGCCGGTCCGGCCGCTCACGCAACAACGGCGCTATCGGGACCTCCGGAACTGCCGGTGATGCTTAACGACGCGTCAGCGTCCATTTCCTGGCAGTTTGAAATGGTTCCGTCGGCTGGGCCCATGGAAACATCCTTTGCTGATGCGGGGCCGTTTTCTCGGGTTGCTCTTCGGCGGTTGGTGACTGCTAACGCTGGGGTTTTGCGGGATGGCGGGTTGTTGCGGGAGGCGGGGGCCACTCTTGGCTCCTGGGCCGTCGTCGAACCCTCTGAGAATGTTCCTGATTCCCTCGATCCTCGGGAGCATGAGGATGCCAATCTTTTGTTGGCTGCGCAGCTGTTGGTGCACGCCGCGCGGGAGCGGCGGGAATCCTTGGGGGCGCATTACCGCAGCGACAGCGTGCCCGCGGATGCCGCCGTCGAACATTTTGACAAGCGTTACACCATGAGCCGGAAAGCGAGCCTCGTTAATGACTAG